In Nicotiana tabacum cultivar K326 chromosome 19, ASM71507v2, whole genome shotgun sequence, one DNA window encodes the following:
- the LOC107831332 gene encoding uncharacterized protein LOC107831332, producing MNPSKVEAEDLFHHHLDPQHHQILDQSQPSILHQDDEEPFFSDIGFFRDEDDDAASHSSSDPDQHQLIQSSLPHLDQQNGIVSANPNPNPNLGLGKSGDKNKAEKRHRHTAGASAAAYINPEPHISSQFYTFNKESHALMIRCLLEGRVATPEEIRSVTPASVLQSWRVVWKDRNEDTAYLTAWKRIQDKLVVSIDPVNGNELLCFKNNSSQFVSHVDQWHDIVTSFHRDADLKHLGLKETIEKIKQVWTVGAKFYGIPESYIRVCVEVCPVCSESAPRTKRRRFEYTESFYVPAKEVPVRLQQLAAKYKVVLCIRQKYIRYKPFMAEVKDYACHRAGEPASSKKSRILKREPYASKRCGCGFRIRAIVPISNYNEKDKTFVYQEEGTAVFKLYAVHSGHEPGPLDGNARIMHRVVGHKGGFLMDQETVYGMGDEAENEDFGFLGKDGGDLQHSILQQMQEARNEIGLLEGQIGKVPHELLCSVSRELFDFVNKLRNVREYGSKSVGLLSDKPISDDLLVGENDLADWGAHHHHHRIYEDGKDAELIEEDEDSFGRTLGEVASWDQIRSGCRNEKDLLGESCKSEKPVECNEFDQKRILECGNSKLTKPLRHDESIDTDVGFVVENFYPENPKWFDSPCELDSGTDCGDSGFKPGEIV from the coding sequence ATGAATCCTAGTAAAGTTGAAGCAGAAGATCTATTCCACCATCACTTGGACCCGCAACATCACCAAATCTTGGATCAATCACAGCCGTCAATTCTTCACCAGGACGATGAAGAACCGTTCTTTTCTGATATCGGTTTTTTCCGCGACGAAGATGACGATGCTGCCAGCCATAGTTCCTCCGACCCCGATCAACATCAGCTAATTCAGTCGTCGCTACCTCATTTGGACCAGCAAAACGGCATCGTTTCTGcaaaccctaaccctaacccTAATTTGGGTTTGGGAAAGTCCGGCGATAAAAATAAGGCGGAGAAACGCCACCGGCATACGGCTGGTGCATCGGCGGCGGCGTATATAAACCCGGAACCCCACATTTCATCTCAATTCTACACATTCAACAAGGAATCCCATGCGCTGATGATACGCTGCCTCCTTGAGGGTCGCGTCGCCACGCCGGAGGAAATTCGATCTGTCACGCCGGCGTCGGTGCTCCAGAGCTGGCGCGTGGTGTGGAAGGACCGGAATGAGGACACAGCGTATCTCACGGCCTGGAAGCGGATACAGGACAAGCTCGTTGTGAGTATCGACCCCGTGAATGGTAATGAATTACTGTGTTTCAAGAATAATTCGAGTCAATTTGTTTCCCATGTTGATCAATGGCATGATATAGTCACGAGCTTTCACCGTGACGCTGATTTAAAACACTTAGGTCTCAAAGAAACTATAGAAAAAATCAAGCAGGTTTGGACTGTAGGTGCTAAATTTTATGGCATACCTGAGAGTTATATTAGGGTCTGTGTTGAGGTGTGTCCCGTGTGCTCTGAGTCTGCGCCACGTACTAAGAGGCGTAGGTTCGAGTATACTGAATCATTCTATGTACCAGCAAAGGAAGTGCCCGTTAGATTACAGCAATTAGCTGCCAAGTATAAAGTGGTGTTGTGTATTAGACAGAAATATATAAGGTATAAGCCATTTATGGCTGAGGTTAAAGATTACGCGTGTCATCGAGCAGGAGAGCCTGCATCCTCGAAGAAATCGAGGATTTTAAAGAGGGAGCCTTACGCGTCAAAACGGTGTGGGTGTGGGTTTCGTATCAGGGCGATAGTTCCAATATCGAATTATAATGAGAAGGATAAGACATTTGTCTATCAGGAGGAAGGGACAGCAGTCTTTAAGTTGTATGCGGTGCACTCGGGGCATGAACCTGGCCCTTTGGATGGGAATGCAAGGATAATGCATCGAGTTGTTGGGCATAAAGGAGGGTTCTTGATGGATCAGGAAACAGTGTATGGGATGGGTGATGAAGCAGAAAATGAAGACTTTGGGTTCCTTGGGAAGGATGGTGGGGATCTGCAACATTCGATTTTGCAGCAAATGCAGGAAGCAAGGAATGAGATTGGGCTACTTGAGGGCCAGATCGGGAAAGTTCCTCATGAGTTATTGTGCTCTGTGTCGCGTGAACTGTTTGATTTTGTGAATAAGCTTAGGAATGTGAGAGAATATGGATCCAAGTCAGTTGGATTGCTCTCAGATAAGCCGATATCGGATGATCTCTTGGTTGGGGAAAATGATTTGGCAGATTGGGgcgctcatcatcatcatcatcgcatTTATGAGGATGGCAAGGATGCAGAGCTCATCGAGGAAGATGAAGACAGCTTCGGGAGGACACTTGGGGAGGTTGCATCTTGGGATCAGATAAGGTCAGGTTGTAGGAACGAGAAGGATCTACTGGGTGAGTCTTGTAAATCAGAGAAACCAGTGGAATGCAATGAGTTTGATCAGAAGCGCATTCTTGAGTGTGGGAATTCTAAACTGACCAAGCCCTTAAGGCATGATGAGAGTATAGATACAGATGTAGGTTTCGTTGTAGAGAACTTCTATCCAGAGAACCCTAAATGGTTTGATTCGCCCTGTGAACTGGACTCCGGCACAGACTGTGGCGACAGTGGATTCAAGCCTGGGGAGATTGTTTAG